A region from the Vanessa tameamea isolate UH-Manoa-2023 chromosome 3, ilVanTame1 primary haplotype, whole genome shotgun sequence genome encodes:
- the LOC135193895 gene encoding bifunctional endo-1,4-beta-xylanase XylA-like yields the protein MNFSLKFYFNITICVFLLTTRVNASVIKDALEEHLKDLSHNEELESIKLEKDKAVKDHHVDSEIKDNHSNKYSKANEDTKYLKNDHESKISSENDAYGGYNNKQDNSEDNQSDGFKRGHKKGHHKQGFQNSYHKDESSNKSTYFDDINDEGDQSGYHSRLNKYDNDGRRSYEGSHNNGQEYLRNNYRNGGSNQFGDVGNKHSNHHDYGNKYFLDNSENYNKYRKGHDSYDRGKLHDRHEYQVPHHNRDPGWDWQNWNNNRRDWDGSGWDRNPGWKRDYSGPGYYDDHGIRHDGGYGYGPNHGYGYRYGESRADPVAERPINAPVVAHRKQTITIYEDPRYAGSEKGQLRREEGGYVELDYQPSSRRYASYDDTYYSVPIREKGAETSNINKLVYNYRRH from the coding sequence ATgaatttttcattgaaattttactttaatataacaatttgtgtttttttattgactacAAGGGTTAATGCATCGGTGATTAAGGATGCGTTAGAGGAACATCTGAAGGATCTATCACACAATGAAGAACTGGAATCTATTAAATTGGAAAAAGATAAGGCAGTGAAAGATCATCATGTAGATAGTGAAATTAAAGAcaatcattcaaataaatattcgaaagcAAATGAGGATACGAAATATCTCAAGAATGATCACGAAAGCAAGATTTCCTCAGAAAATGATGCTTATGGCGGATACAATAATAAGCAAGATAATAGCGAAGATAATCAATCAGATGGTTTTAAAAGGGGGCATAAAAAAGGTCACCATAAACAAGGTTTTCAAAATTCTTATCATAAAGACGAATCTTCAAATAAGAGTActtattttgatgatattaaCGATGAAGGCGATCAATCCGGATATCATagcagattaaataaatatgacaacGATGGACGTAGAAGTTACGAAGGTTCCCATAATAATGGACAGGAGtatttaagaaacaattatCGTAATGGGGGATCAAATCAATTTGGAGATGTCGGTAATAAACATTCAAACCACCATGATTAcggaaataaatactttttggataattcagaaaattataataaatatcgtaaAGGACACGATTCTTACGACAGAGGCAAACTTCACGATCGCCATGAGTATCAAGTCCCTCATCATAATCGCGATCCAGGATGGGATTGGCAAAATTGGAATAATAATAGAAGAGATTGGGATGGTTCTGGTTGGGACCGAAATCCCGGATGGAAACGTGATTATAGTGGGCCAGGGTATTATGATGATCATGGCATACGTCATGATGGAGGTTATGGATATGGTCCCAATCATGGTTATGGTTATCGGTATGGAGAATCTAGAGCAGATCCAGTTGCTGAAAGACCAATTAATGCACCTGTGGTTGCACATCGGAAACAAACAATAACGATCTATGAAGATCCAAGGTATGCAGGCTCAGAAAAAGGCCAATTAAGACGTGAGGAAGGAGGTTACGTAGAACTTGACTATCAACCGAGTTCGCGACGATATGCAAGTTACGATGACACCTATTATAGTGTACCTATTAGAGAAAAGGGCGCAGAgacaagtaatataaataaattagtttataattacaGACGACACTGA